In Bacilli bacterium PM5-9, the following are encoded in one genomic region:
- a CDS encoding hypothetical protein (product_source=Hypo-rule applied; cleavage_site_network=SignalP-noTM; superfamily=50814), which yields MKKNLTIMIALLICLTMSVSNENKIEAKTTKKCSTTKNTQKCYYYTTGYKSYSKRIYTKYYKNGKKQYRDYIYKNKNGIRTLTKQYRYNKKGQLKSNKYGNATRRFYYYYNNNKISKRITWNYNKKGKLTKKKVLTKPYLKNKPKTYGDKIAKSAKSMVGKVTAQCNELADKAVIKAGWKGETVEITAGNTGHTYKAPVFEPNEYAYTKLFALKNSGYYKYFNGEIKNGNMKASQLESVSSSKALVKKLKAGDIVIYNDNWTYHVSVYIGGGKAVHGGMPNKKGEYVNVEIAPVELGGDYKITAFYRIYK from the coding sequence ATGAAAAAAAATCTAACAATTATGATTGCATTACTAATATGTCTAACAATGTCAGTTAGCAATGAAAATAAAATTGAAGCTAAAACTACAAAAAAGTGTTCAACAACTAAAAATACTCAAAAATGTTATTATTACACTACAGGATATAAATCATATTCAAAACGTATTTATACAAAATATTATAAGAATGGTAAGAAACAATATCGCGATTATATTTACAAAAATAAAAATGGAATCAGAACACTTACAAAGCAATACAGATATAATAAAAAAGGACAATTAAAATCAAATAAATATGGTAATGCAACAAGAAGATTTTATTACTATTATAACAATAATAAAATTAGTAAAAGAATTACATGGAATTACAATAAAAAAGGTAAATTAACAAAAAAGAAAGTTCTTACAAAACCATATTTGAAAAACAAACCAAAAACTTATGGAGATAAAATTGCTAAATCAGCTAAATCAATGGTAGGTAAAGTCACTGCTCAATGTAATGAACTTGCAGATAAAGCTGTTATAAAGGCTGGTTGGAAAGGTGAAACTGTTGAAATTACAGCAGGAAATACTGGACATACATACAAAGCTCCAGTGTTTGAACCTAACGAATATGCATATACAAAATTATTTGCATTAAAAAATTCAGGATATTATAAGTATTTTAATGGTGAAATTAAGAATGGTAATATGAAAGCTAGTCAATTAGAAAGTGTGAGTAGTAGTAAAGCATTAGTAAAGAAATTAAAAGCTGGTGATATTGTGATTTATAATGATAATTGGACGTATCATGTATCAGTATATATTGGTGGTGGTAAAGCTGTTCATGGCGGTATGCCAAATAAAAAAGGTGAATATGTAAATGTTGAAATTGCTCCTGTAGAATTAGGTGGTGATTACAAAATTACAGCCTTTTATAGAATTTACAAATAA
- a CDS encoding hypothetical protein (product_source=Hypo-rule applied; cath_funfam=1.20.5.50; superfamily=52540; transmembrane_helix_parts=Inside_1_8,TMhelix_9_28,Outside_29_236), producing MFKIKRKKTIGIGFLIFVCIGGLIFGFIEYKKEDTIKKEIASMEIKVDKMKQEKNRDKKVAIYKEISDDFIKYSKNKNSYSKVINFYNTTLNDYKKSIGLQIYDNKIKENTISNISKVKQKDLNIKVKDLKSLKSMLEKEKTLFLSDSEYNDYISKIDKLLKEYDKQLKVIKDKEQSYFNNNGYSNGYTNGNNSGSNNNSGENDGWYKINDGGSGTMKDGCAAMGYNYVPGVGCVN from the coding sequence GTGTTTAAAATTAAAAGAAAAAAAACAATAGGAATAGGATTTTTGATTTTTGTCTGTATTGGTGGATTGATATTTGGATTTATAGAATATAAAAAAGAAGATACTATCAAAAAAGAAATAGCTTCTATGGAGATAAAAGTAGACAAAATGAAACAAGAAAAAAATAGAGATAAAAAAGTTGCTATTTACAAAGAAATAAGTGATGACTTTATCAAATATAGTAAAAATAAAAACTCGTATTCTAAAGTAATAAATTTTTACAATACTACTTTAAATGATTATAAAAAAAGTATAGGGCTACAAATTTATGATAACAAAATAAAAGAAAATACTATCTCTAATATTTCTAAAGTAAAACAAAAAGATCTGAACATAAAAGTTAAAGATTTAAAATCATTAAAAAGTATGCTGGAAAAAGAGAAAACATTATTCTTATCAGATTCTGAATATAATGATTATATATCTAAAATAGATAAACTATTAAAAGAGTATGATAAACAATTAAAAGTAATAAAAGATAAAGAACAAAGTTATTTTAATAATAATGGTTATTCTAATGGATATACAAATGGAAATAACTCTGGTAGCAATAATAATTCAGGAGAAAATGATGGTTGGTATAAAATTAATGATGGTGGTTCTGGAACTATGAAAGATGGATGTGCTGCTATGGGATATAATTATGTTCCAGGAGTTGGATGTGTAAATTAA
- a CDS encoding transcriptional regulator with XRE-family HTH domain (product_source=COG1396; cath_funfam=1.10.260.40; cog=COG1396; pfam=PF01381; smart=SM00530; superfamily=47413), with amino-acid sequence MKFQRIQDLRIDNDISIKDISEYLKLHRDVYSRYEKGSRDFPIDILIKLADYYNCSIDYLIGRTDIKNTK; translated from the coding sequence ATGAAATTTCAAAGAATTCAAGATTTACGAATAGATAATGACATATCAATCAAAGATATTTCAGAGTATTTAAAGCTACATAGAGATGTCTATTCACGTTATGAAAAAGGTAGTAGAGATTTCCCAATAGATATTCTCATTAAATTAGCAGATTATTATAACTGTTCAATAGATTATTTAATTGGTAGGACAGATATAAAGAATACAAAATAA
- a CDS encoding hypothetical protein (product_source=Hypo-rule applied; cath_funfam=3.40.50.720; superfamily=52172) has protein sequence MKIFLDDNRNIDNSEYSIIRTYENCIILLKTFSNDIDIISLDYDLGGNKTGYDVIEYMYSNNIIPRHINIHSTHKEGSNMIEEYAKTNFSSTTVTTNKIEVL, from the coding sequence ATGAAAATATTTTTAGATGATAATCGTAATATAGATAATAGTGAATATTCAATTATTCGTACTTATGAAAATTGTATTATCCTTCTTAAAACATTTAGCAATGACATTGATATTATTAGTTTAGATTATGATTTAGGTGGAAATAAAACAGGTTATGATGTAATAGAATACATGTATAGTAATAATATTATACCTAGACATATAAATATTCATTCTACCCATAAAGAAGGAAGTAATATGATAGAGGAATATGCCAAAACAAATTTTTCTTCAACTACTGTTACAACTAATAAAATAGAAGTGTTGTAA
- a CDS encoding hypothetical protein (product_source=Hypo-rule applied; cath_funfam=1.10.238.10; pfam=PF19804; superfamily=52540; transmembrane_helix_parts=Inside_1_6,TMhelix_7_26,Outside_27_312) produces the protein MKKRNKIIIVVIMLLICICGIGYKVHFDNIEKERIALLNSARDEKLSNDELKYITDNKYIKKEDIQKLSILSEKLDDDKLDKTSIENIKNEQGEIYSKINDKIKKDVVTIDKELTESINKLKTTKDEDKEKDKVKKVIDKKIENGSSKDILDSNVKILKEKKSQSKQLDKIYSLIVARVEKENNKFNKDEILKGDFSSLAGYWENGNGSSITIATDGSVMFNGVDGGKPFVGNVTYNNKNNTYGWSVKQDMGGAAAMLWPPGVEIRGSFNMHIDSDTTKLRLAIGHMLGDSSSIYTRPVTSMQTTLGYISQD, from the coding sequence ATGAAAAAGAGAAATAAAATAATTATTGTAGTAATAATGTTATTAATATGTATTTGTGGGATTGGTTATAAAGTGCATTTTGATAACATAGAAAAAGAAAGAATAGCGTTACTAAATTCAGCAAGAGATGAAAAATTAAGTAATGATGAATTAAAATATATAACTGATAATAAATATATTAAAAAAGAAGATATTCAAAAGCTAAGTATTTTATCTGAAAAACTAGATGATGATAAATTAGATAAAACTTCAATTGAAAATATTAAAAACGAACAAGGTGAAATATACTCAAAAATAAATGATAAAATAAAAAAAGATGTCGTTACAATTGATAAAGAATTAACAGAATCAATAAATAAGCTAAAAACTACAAAAGATGAGGATAAAGAAAAAGATAAAGTTAAAAAAGTAATAGATAAAAAAATAGAAAACGGAAGTAGTAAGGATATTTTAGATAGTAATGTTAAAATACTCAAAGAAAAAAAATCACAATCAAAACAGCTTGATAAAATTTATAGTTTGATTGTTGCTAGGGTTGAAAAAGAAAATAATAAATTTAATAAAGATGAAATACTAAAAGGAGATTTTAGTTCTTTAGCTGGTTATTGGGAAAATGGAAATGGTAGTAGTATCACTATAGCCACAGATGGAAGCGTAATGTTTAATGGCGTTGATGGTGGTAAGCCATTTGTTGGAAATGTAACATATAATAATAAAAATAATACGTATGGTTGGAGTGTAAAACAGGATATGGGTGGTGCAGCAGCTATGTTATGGCCACCTGGTGTGGAAATTAGAGGCTCGTTTAATATGCATATTGATAGTGATACTACAAAATTAAGGTTGGCAATAGGACATATGCTAGGTGATAGTTCATCAATTTACACAAGACCAGTAACTAGTATGCAAACTACACTTGGATACATATCACAAGATTAA
- a CDS encoding hypothetical protein (product_source=Hypo-rule applied), with the protein MIIRDLIKVIENKENPKDTINSKKIFDVEEGNHFKYDNREWINEAGGLAKANQKFHSINFLKTKDVEENYTGLNLRNPALIIYLREVINNEDMSDITNEILDVYSNRSENNEKYEINDSEVISIAKKGWKGL; encoded by the coding sequence ATGATAATTAGAGATTTAATCAAAGTAATAGAAAATAAGGAAAACCCAAAGGATACTATTAATTCGAAAAAGATATTTGATGTTGAAGAAGGGAATCATTTTAAATATGATAATAGAGAATGGATAAATGAGGCTGGTGGATTAGCAAAAGCAAATCAAAAGTTTCATAGTATTAATTTTTTAAAAACAAAAGATGTTGAAGAAAATTATACTGGTTTAAATTTAAGAAACCCAGCATTAATAATTTATTTAAGAGAAGTTATTAATAATGAAGATATGAGTGATATAACAAATGAAATTTTAGATGTTTACTCAAATAGAAGTGAGAATAATGAAAAGTATGAAATTAATGATTCAGAAGTAATCAGTATAGCTAAAAAAGGTTGGAAAGGACTATAA
- a CDS encoding hypothetical protein (product_source=Hypo-rule applied) produces the protein MPKKINLQLSRYTNEKEFPLIDVVRKPEYQNGEPTGKFYSSYSTPINYEMTEIRVDDDGELAKEAEKIQAFAQSGEPLKVSFENCIITISSKTQYELAVRGTASKATIITPTKQTRASQE, from the coding sequence ATGCCAAAAAAAATTAATCTACAATTAAGCAGATACACTAATGAAAAAGAGTTTCCATTAATTGATGTTGTAAGAAAGCCAGAATATCAAAATGGAGAACCAACTGGAAAGTTTTATAGTAGTTATAGTACACCAATAAATTATGAAATGACCGAAATACGTGTTGATGATGATGGAGAACTAGCAAAAGAAGCAGAAAAAATTCAAGCATTTGCCCAAAGTGGAGAGCCATTAAAAGTATCATTTGAAAATTGTATAATAACAATTTCCTCAAAGACACAGTACGAATTAGCTGTTCGTGGAACCGCAAGTAAAGCTACAATTATTACGCCTACTAAACAAACTAGAGCTTCACAAGAATAA
- a CDS encoding transcriptional regulator with XRE-family HTH domain (product_source=COG1396; cath_funfam=2.40.30.60; cog=COG1396; superfamily=47413) — protein MDTNEDFFVEQRKRLKIVLKYLKSIGHKQKDICCNTNISESDISHYKSGKIKVIPNDFLYLLHAHYDINPDFIRDKSNEMLDNKGIGYKYFEKFVSEWDVVKKKDNNYLYLKIDENFYNFLIELDEYRKAEDKGIIQIDDQIDNLKEIYSGPPNLKEYVLLPRNDFLEIVQDTVDNNKLLNNVIDFSEYEDILEE, from the coding sequence TTGGATACTAATGAAGATTTCTTTGTAGAACAGAGAAAGAGACTGAAAATAGTACTAAAATATTTAAAAAGTATTGGTCATAAGCAAAAAGATATATGCTGTAATACGAATATTTCTGAATCAGATATATCACATTATAAATCAGGAAAAATAAAAGTTATACCTAATGATTTTTTATATCTGCTCCATGCTCATTATGATATTAATCCTGATTTTATTCGAGATAAATCTAATGAAATGTTAGATAATAAAGGAATAGGGTATAAATATTTTGAGAAATTTGTAAGTGAATGGGATGTAGTGAAGAAAAAGGATAATAATTATTTATACCTTAAAATTGATGAGAATTTCTATAATTTTCTAATTGAGCTTGATGAATATCGAAAAGCAGAGGATAAAGGCATTATTCAAATTGACGACCAAATAGATAATTTAAAAGAAATATACTCAGGTCCACCAAATTTAAAAGAGTATGTTCTTTTACCACGTAATGATTTTCTTGAAATTGTTCAGGATACTGTAGATAATAATAAGTTGTTGAATAATGTAATAGACTTTTCAGAGTATGAAGATATCCTGGAAGAATAA
- a CDS encoding hypothetical protein (product_source=Hypo-rule applied; cleavage_site_network=SignalP-noTM; transmembrane_helix_parts=Inside_1_6,TMhelix_7_24,Outside_25_283,TMhelix_284_303,Inside_304_309), with translation MKKNKLMWAFSLVLLLVVMFANNIKATDEYYPKGTQITYTRTIKGYEIGTKIKYYPRFSNIPKLKSSISIEVNDEEASIETVYVDEYCPVPSHCTPAHLVINNSNNNSEDGKFEIEDEEGLTFSVTFEALDETAIKKSFMALCGDISIFSTNGNSVSGGGSFDEDDKYTTKIIKYPVNYYKNYGNDNVFEKENILENEMFNISDIEFDYPENMEFKEWNTQADGKGVSYKVNQEIAMPSTALNLYAIWTVKETTEKKDEITKDKPDKKKEDKKNPKIPETGSNMLMYSIILLVITILPSIRMYQYTKNK, from the coding sequence ATGAAGAAAAATAAATTAATGTGGGCATTCAGTTTAGTGTTATTATTGGTTGTGATGTTTGCTAATAATATAAAGGCTACTGATGAATACTATCCTAAAGGTACACAAATAACTTATACAAGAACAATTAAGGGTTATGAAATAGGCACAAAGATAAAATATTACCCAAGATTTTCCAATATTCCTAAGTTAAAAAGCAGTATTAGTATTGAGGTTAATGATGAAGAAGCAAGTATTGAAACTGTATACGTAGATGAATATTGTCCTGTGCCAAGTCATTGCACGCCTGCACATCTTGTTATAAATAATAGTAACAATAATAGTGAAGATGGTAAATTTGAAATAGAGGATGAAGAAGGTCTAACCTTTTCAGTAACTTTTGAGGCATTGGATGAAACTGCTATAAAAAAATCATTTATGGCACTATGTGGTGATATTTCTATTTTTTCTACAAATGGAAATAGTGTTAGTGGTGGCGGTAGTTTTGACGAAGATGATAAGTATACAACAAAGATAATCAAGTATCCAGTTAATTACTATAAAAATTATGGTAATGATAATGTATTTGAAAAGGAAAACATATTAGAAAATGAAATGTTTAATATTTCTGATATAGAGTTTGATTATCCTGAAAATATGGAGTTTAAAGAATGGAACACGCAAGCAGATGGTAAGGGAGTTTCATACAAAGTAAACCAAGAAATAGCAATGCCATCAACTGCATTAAATTTATATGCAATATGGACTGTTAAAGAGACTACCGAAAAGAAAGATGAGATAACTAAAGACAAACCAGATAAGAAGAAAGAAGATAAAAAAAATCCTAAGATACCAGAAACTGGAAGTAATATGTTGATGTACTCAATAATATTATTGGTGATTACTATTTTACCAAGTATTAGAATGTATCAGTACACGAAAAATAAATAG
- a CDS encoding hypothetical protein (product_source=Hypo-rule applied; cath_funfam=3.40.50.300; pfam=PF02407; superfamily=52540,55464) produces MKQDNRSRKWQITINNPIEKSYTHYRIKEILNEFNGLIYWCMSDEIGENKTYHTHIYIVSNNAIRFSTMKNRFTGAHFEIARGTSIDNRDYIFKLGKWLKDKKNETNLTETHKEWGEIPIERQGARNDLTDLYDMIKQGMDNFEILETTPEYLMNIDKIERVRQVVKENEYRQLFRTLEVTFIYGKTESGKTRYVLETHGYENVYRVTDYTHPFDGYRGQNVICFEEYRSNLLIGNMLNYLDGYPLELPCRYSNKIACYTVVYIISNIALDEQYSSYQINEPLTWQAFLRRINKIIEFHDDGTKTEKIIGDYENEK; encoded by the coding sequence ATGAAGCAAGACAATAGAAGTAGAAAGTGGCAGATTACAATAAATAACCCTATTGAAAAAAGTTATACACATTACAGAATTAAAGAGATACTAAATGAATTTAATGGTCTTATTTATTGGTGTATGTCTGATGAGATAGGAGAAAATAAAACTTACCATACGCACATTTACATAGTATCAAATAATGCTATCCGATTTTCCACTATGAAAAATCGATTTACTGGTGCTCACTTTGAAATAGCAAGAGGCACAAGTATTGATAATCGGGATTATATTTTTAAACTTGGAAAGTGGTTAAAAGATAAAAAAAATGAAACTAACCTAACAGAAACCCATAAAGAATGGGGAGAAATACCTATTGAAAGACAAGGTGCGCGTAATGATCTTACTGATTTATATGACATGATTAAACAAGGTATGGATAATTTTGAAATATTGGAAACCACACCTGAATATCTCATGAATATTGATAAGATTGAGCGAGTACGCCAAGTAGTCAAAGAAAATGAGTATCGCCAATTATTTCGTACACTTGAGGTCACTTTCATATATGGTAAAACAGAATCTGGTAAAACAAGATATGTATTAGAAACGCATGGTTATGAAAATGTTTATCGTGTCACAGATTATACACACCCATTTGATGGTTACCGTGGACAAAACGTTATTTGTTTTGAAGAATATAGAAGCAATTTATTAATTGGAAATATGCTGAATTACCTTGATGGTTATCCACTAGAATTGCCATGTCGATATAGCAATAAAATAGCATGTTATACAGTAGTTTATATCATTAGTAACATTGCTCTAGATGAGCAATATTCATCATATCAAATAAATGAGCCATTAACATGGCAAGCATTTTTAAGAAGAATAAATAAAATTATAGAATTTCATGATGATGGAACAAAAACAGAAAAAATTATAGGAGATTATGAAAATGAAAAATGA